Within Metabacillus sp. KUDC1714, the genomic segment AAAACGATGAACAGTCGCTGAGGTGATGTCTGCGTCTTGAAGCTCGGTTAAATAGAGGTCTGATAATAAGGTCTCCATCAAAATTGCTTGCGCTCGATAAGGTGTTACATACCCTATTGATCTAGAACCAGCTAAGTAGGATTCATGAATAAGCTGAAAGGACAAGAGTAACTGCCATAGATTAAATCTCGAGTTCGATGATTTTTCACGGAGACAATGACTTCCTGTAAAACTACTATCTAAAAGAACAGAAGCACGATTTGGAAACGGAGCTCTTTCTAAAATTGCATATCTCGAGATTTTTACACTTTCATGATCACCTACGAGAGAATCATATATATATTGATTTGTAAACGAAGAAATATCAGGGTGCATCCGTCTTTGTTCTTTTAAAAGAAACAAGTGTGGATGTAATTTTTTTCCGTCATTAAGCCAATCTACGACTCCAGCCTTATGAAATATGTCCTCCCTTAACCACTCATCGACTAGAGGACTTCTTGCTGCTGCAATTGGCGGAAGCTGTTTAAAATCACCGCAAATAATAACACGAGAACCTAATGATGCAGCAAAACCCACCTGTGGAACGTATGCCATGCTTGCTTCGTCAACAATGACAAGATCATAGTCCTTTTCATATATGGTAGGATCATTTGCCGCCTTTGAAAGTGTTGTTCCAATAATATCGGCATCTTTAACAAATTGAATTTCCTTTTGCCGTATTTTCTCTAACACATTGGTAAGTTTTCCTTCAATCTCCAATAAACGTTCAGAGTCTCGTCTACTAAAAGAGCGTCCTAGATCATGTTTTATTAATCTGCGTTCTTCTTGCAAGCTTAGTTTTTGCTTTGCTAAGTCTGGATTTCGTTTTGTGATGAGTTCGGTAGTTGTTAGAGAAGATTCTGAAGCGATCGCAGACTGTGATCCATACCGTAACAAATCTCCTTCTCGAAACCGACCTTTTTTATCGATGAAACGTGCAATTTCAGTCATTAACACATCTACTGCTTGATTACTTTGTGAAAGAATGAGAACACGATTCGCTTTAAAATATTTATTTGCCGCTACTCTTCCAAGTGTATAGGTCTTACCTGTTCCAGGTGGTCCCCAAACAAAAGTTACCGGGTTATATTTACTTCTTAACACTAGCTCATGAACATTGGATTTTATATTAACTGTTGGATGTTTTGCTTCATTAGAAGGGTTCATCATTCTTTT encodes:
- a CDS encoding DEAD/DEAH box helicase — protein: MHSTNYYIKTWQKALRAEIMHLKTYGSTKYYVKNGELMTSDGAFTYYFDTSSPIRIPVGSTIRMESGKLTIIGRILSSEGKSVIVSLEQSLGNDLNELFLLHDPWELLDQLHDRLDEIKESKRKRARIKRMMNPSNEAKHPTVNIKSNVHELVLRSKYNPVTFVWGPPGTGKTYTLGRVAANKYFKANRVLILSQSNQAVDVLMTEIARFIDKKGRFREGDLLRYGSQSAIASESSLTTTELITKRNPDLAKQKLSLQEERRLIKHDLGRSFSRRDSERLLEIEGKLTNVLEKIRQKEIQFVKDADIIGTTLSKAANDPTIYEKDYDLVIVDEASMAYVPQVGFAASLGSRVIICGDFKQLPPIAAARSPLVDEWLREDIFHKAGVVDWLNDGKKLHPHLFLLKEQRRMHPDISSFTNQYIYDSLVGDHESVKISRYAILERAPFPNRASVLLDSSFTGSHCLREKSSNSRFNLWQLLLSFQLIHESYLAGSRSIGYVTPYRAQAILMETLLSDLYLTELQDADITSATVHRFQGSERDVMLFDTVDSYPQGRPGMLLVGKDSERLINVAITRTRGKFIHICDHHFIQSNVYQTKTIRKLVDHQFKHDQQILPHQVGAWIKNQHPNLTWIHAKKLDLIIEDIHQARLSIFVGLPSGKELPKEWKTILNNRNDKVLLTFMTTEKIENVKVDKHINYSVSFPFIILDHQKLWLGLPVEATVNVRPPYVAARLTSKPVVDYFLSQLI